In a single window of the Micromonospora sp. WMMD1155 genome:
- the trpS gene encoding tryptophan--tRNA ligase — MSDVPARPRVFSGIQPTADSFHLGNYLGAVRHWVALQETHDAFYCVVDLHAITAGHDPALLRQRSRVAAAQLFAVGLDPERSTLFVQSQVPEHPQLAWVLGCITGFGEASRMTQFKDKSQKHGNERSSVGLFTYPILQAADILLYQANAVPVGEDQRQHLELSRDLAQRFNATFGQTFTVPAPHIVKDTAKITDLQDPTAKMSKSSSSPAGIIDLLDDPARSAKKIRSAVTDTGREIVFDAETKPGVSNLLTIHSALSGRGIDELVAAFAGRGYGDLKKELAEVVTDFVRPIQERTRTYLDDPAQLDKLLAGGAEKARAVAATTLRSAYERVGFFAPVRGE, encoded by the coding sequence ATGTCCGACGTTCCCGCCCGCCCCCGCGTCTTCTCCGGCATCCAGCCGACGGCCGACTCGTTCCACCTCGGCAACTACCTGGGCGCGGTCCGGCACTGGGTGGCTCTCCAGGAGACCCACGACGCCTTCTACTGCGTCGTGGACCTGCACGCCATCACTGCGGGGCACGATCCGGCGCTGCTGCGTCAACGGTCCCGGGTGGCCGCCGCCCAGCTCTTCGCGGTCGGGCTCGACCCGGAGCGAAGCACCCTGTTCGTGCAGTCGCAGGTGCCCGAGCACCCCCAGCTGGCCTGGGTGCTCGGCTGCATCACCGGCTTCGGCGAGGCCAGTCGGATGACCCAGTTCAAGGACAAGTCGCAGAAGCACGGCAACGAGCGGTCCAGCGTCGGGCTGTTCACGTACCCGATCCTGCAGGCCGCCGACATCCTGCTCTACCAGGCCAACGCGGTGCCGGTGGGCGAGGACCAGCGCCAGCACCTGGAACTCTCCCGGGATCTGGCCCAGCGGTTCAACGCGACGTTCGGCCAGACGTTCACGGTGCCCGCGCCGCACATCGTCAAGGACACCGCGAAGATCACCGATCTTCAGGACCCGACGGCGAAGATGTCCAAGTCGTCGTCGTCACCGGCCGGCATCATCGACCTCCTGGACGACCCGGCGCGGTCGGCCAAGAAGATCCGCTCGGCGGTCACCGACACCGGCCGGGAGATCGTCTTCGACGCCGAGACCAAGCCGGGTGTGTCCAACCTGCTCACCATCCACTCGGCGCTCAGCGGGCGCGGCATCGACGAGCTGGTGGCCGCGTTCGCCGGCCGAGGTTACGGCGACCTCAAGAAGGAGTTGGCCGAGGTCGTCACCGACTTCGTCCGTCCGATCCAGGAGCGCACCCGCACCTACCTCGACGACCCGGCGCAGTTGGACAAGCTGCTCGCCGGCGGTGCGGAGAAGGCCCGAGCGGTGGCCGCGACGACCCTGCGGTCGGCGTACGAGCGGGTCGGCTTCTTCGCGCCCGTCCGCGGCGAGTAG